The sequence ATTTCTTAAAAGCCATAAGTTCGATCCCTGGTTTGGATGAAATTAACATAACGACAAATGGTGTTTTGACTGAAAAACATGTTCCGGAACTTAAGAAAATAGGTATAGCCGGCATTAATTTAAGTCTCGATACAACGGATGCCCAACAATTCAAAGAAATTACCAGGAGAGATGAACATGCCCAGGTGATGGCCTGTTTCCATAAAATACTTGAATATGGAATTCCTTTAAAGTTGAATGCCGTCATTATGGAAGGGATCAATACAGAGCAGATTATTCCTCTTGCATATCTTTCAAAAAAATATCCAATTGACATGAGATATATTGAAGAAATGCCATTTAATGGCACCTCGGAGGATTTTCAAAAACTTCAATGGAACTCAAATAGAATATTTAATACTCTGCAAGAAAACTTTGATGGAATGACAAGATTACCTGAAAAACCAAATTCTACTTCAATGACTTATAAAATACCCGGGCATGCTGGAACGGTTGGAATCATAGCAGGATTTTCGCGGTTGTTTTGCGGAACTTGTAATCGATTGAGAATAACAGCTAAAGGTATGCTTAAAACCTGCCTGTATGATGATGGAGTTCTCGACCTGCAGAAAATGCTAAGATCCGATTGTGATGATCTGGAAATTCAACAATCAATAATCAATTGCATTGGTAATCGGTTTAAGGATGGATTTGAAGCACAAGAAAATCGAACTGAGCAAAGACTAGTATCCGAATCCATGTCTGAAATAGGCGGATAACTTTGAAGAATAATAAGCTATATTATGATTGATGTAAGCCCGAAATTTAACACTTTAAGGTATGCGAAAGCAAGTGGTGTTTTATCAGCTGGAAAGGAAACTATTCTCAGGGTAAAAGAAAAAACTGTCCCCAAAGGTGACGTTCTTGCTACAGCAAGAAGCGCTGGAATTCAAGCTGCCAAAAAGACTTCAGATTGGATCGTATTTTGTCATCCC comes from candidate division KSB1 bacterium and encodes:
- the moaA gene encoding GTP 3',8-cyclase MoaA, which produces MMLDNHNRPVNYLRLSVTDRCNLRCTYCMPAKGIIYLPRKEILTYEEMERLVTLLVKIGVNKVRITGGEPFLRKGLINFLKAISSIPGLDEINITTNGVLTEKHVPELKKIGIAGINLSLDTTDAQQFKEITRRDEHAQVMACFHKILEYGIPLKLNAVIMEGINTEQIIPLAYLSKKYPIDMRYIEEMPFNGTSEDFQKLQWNSNRIFNTLQENFDGMTRLPEKPNSTSMTYKIPGHAGTVGIIAGFSRLFCGTCNRLRITAKGMLKTCLYDDGVLDLQKMLRSDCDDLEIQQSIINCIGNRFKDGFEAQENRTEQRLVSESMSEIGG